In one Sphingobium indicum B90A genomic region, the following are encoded:
- the sdhC gene encoding succinate dehydrogenase, cytochrome b556 subunit — MAVSIMHRVTGNGMATAGALGLVWWLMAAAMGPEAYAIFVACATSPIGYLVMAGLSWFFFQHLCSGLRHLVLDMGAGYELKSNKSWSLLTFALSTLLTIGFWAAICTGKF; from the coding sequence ATGGCCGTCTCCATCATGCACCGCGTGACCGGCAACGGTATGGCGACGGCAGGGGCCTTGGGCCTGGTCTGGTGGCTGATGGCCGCCGCCATGGGGCCGGAGGCCTATGCGATCTTCGTCGCATGCGCGACATCGCCTATCGGCTATCTGGTGATGGCGGGGCTTAGCTGGTTCTTCTTCCAGCATCTCTGCTCCGGATTGCGCCATCTCGTGCTCGACATGGGCGCGGGCTATGAACTGAAGAGCAACAAGAGCTGGTCGCTGCTGACCTTCGCCCTGTCGACGCTCCTCACCATCGGCTTCTGGGCCGCCATCTGCACGGGGAAATTCTGA
- a CDS encoding methyl-accepting chemotaxis protein, giving the protein MNSAATPKNALLAMISEVDPHGELARGLRQIRDLLGDQAGMAARTFFDAYLEQTGLRQKLSPATLAKIETEAHEYVRQKLGYYESGEWAFSSISCVRHARKHGSPLRAVLMPVAIANEKLVDLIWQRAEDDASRRQLVHVMMQVSMVDAGLIANVVAGDEAEAQRNERQRFGTMFEQRIMGEIDGASQLGESLREQAKDASAATRGMLGKASEVAAAAEQSALAMREAARTSAGLIRAIEDARTEVESAAGVAQRAARQSGDAVAMSTTLSDHAKSIESILGLIRDIAGQTNLLALNATIEAARAGDAGRGFAVVAQEVKSLANQTARATDEIAGKIADIQASTRQSVETNERIRDTVGEVQASAERIRHAMDAQAQTVTMITAAVDETALAADSMSSTISAIRQDTEVVASEIDQLERGFMSVEGKLSSLRAASSDLGRQVA; this is encoded by the coding sequence ATGAATTCCGCCGCCACGCCCAAGAACGCCCTGCTCGCCATGATAAGCGAGGTCGATCCCCATGGCGAGTTGGCGCGCGGCCTGCGCCAGATTCGCGATCTGTTGGGCGATCAGGCCGGCATGGCGGCGCGCACCTTCTTCGACGCCTATCTCGAACAGACCGGGCTGCGGCAAAAGCTCAGCCCCGCCACGCTCGCCAAGATCGAGACGGAGGCGCATGAATATGTGCGCCAGAAACTGGGCTATTACGAATCGGGGGAATGGGCTTTCTCCTCTATTTCCTGCGTGCGCCATGCGCGCAAGCACGGCTCTCCGCTGCGCGCGGTGCTGATGCCGGTCGCCATCGCCAATGAAAAGCTGGTCGACCTTATCTGGCAACGCGCGGAGGATGACGCGAGCCGCCGTCAACTGGTGCATGTCATGATGCAGGTCAGCATGGTCGATGCCGGGCTGATAGCCAATGTCGTCGCCGGCGACGAGGCGGAGGCGCAGCGCAACGAACGCCAGCGCTTCGGCACAATGTTCGAACAGCGGATCATGGGAGAGATTGACGGCGCGTCGCAACTGGGCGAATCGTTGCGCGAGCAGGCGAAGGACGCGTCGGCCGCGACCCGCGGCATGCTGGGCAAGGCGTCGGAAGTCGCCGCCGCCGCCGAACAATCCGCCCTTGCCATGCGCGAAGCCGCCCGCACCTCCGCCGGACTGATCCGCGCCATAGAGGATGCCCGGACGGAGGTGGAGAGCGCCGCCGGCGTCGCCCAGCGCGCCGCTCGCCAGTCGGGCGATGCCGTCGCCATGTCCACCACCCTGTCGGACCATGCGAAATCGATCGAATCGATCCTGGGCCTGATCCGCGACATTGCCGGGCAGACCAACCTGCTCGCGCTCAACGCCACGATCGAGGCTGCCCGCGCCGGCGATGCCGGGCGCGGCTTCGCGGTGGTGGCGCAGGAGGTCAAGAGCCTGGCCAACCAGACCGCCCGCGCCACGGACGAAATCGCGGGCAAGATCGCCGACATCCAGGCCTCGACCCGCCAGTCGGTGGAGACCAACGAGCGCATCCGCGACACGGTGGGAGAGGTTCAGGCCAGCGCCGAACGCATCCGCCACGCCATGGACGCGCAGGCGCAGACGGTGACGATGATCACCGCGGCGGTCGACGAAACCGCCCTTGCCGCCGACTCCATGTCCTCGACCATCAGCGCGATCCGCCAGGATACCGAAGTGGTGGCTTCTGAAATCGACCAGTTGGAACGCGGCTTCATGAGCGTGGAGGGCAAGCTGTCCAGCCTGCGCGCCGCATCCTCCGACTTAGGACGGCAAGTCGCCTGA
- the grpE gene encoding nucleotide exchange factor GrpE: MSEDKQNIENTEVVDELPEDTAPAGDAAAERIASLENELATARQDVLYAHAETQNVRRRLEKELADARAYAATAFARDMLSVADNLGRALQAIPADLREDEKFKGLVAGLEATGRELEAVFGRNGIEKLVSVGQPLDPNKHQAMMEVPSADAEPGTVLVEMQAGYTIKDRLLRPALVSVAKKPD; the protein is encoded by the coding sequence GCAGAATATCGAGAATACCGAGGTCGTGGACGAACTGCCCGAGGATACCGCGCCGGCAGGCGACGCGGCGGCGGAGCGGATCGCGAGCCTTGAAAACGAACTGGCCACCGCCAGGCAGGACGTGCTCTACGCCCATGCCGAAACGCAGAATGTGCGGCGGCGGCTGGAAAAGGAACTGGCCGACGCGCGCGCCTATGCCGCGACGGCCTTTGCCCGCGACATGCTGTCGGTGGCGGACAATCTGGGCCGCGCGCTCCAGGCGATCCCCGCCGACCTGCGCGAGGACGAGAAGTTCAAGGGCCTGGTCGCCGGGCTGGAAGCCACCGGGCGGGAACTGGAGGCTGTGTTCGGCCGCAACGGCATCGAGAAGCTGGTGTCGGTCGGCCAGCCGCTCGATCCCAACAAGCATCAGGCGATGATGGAAGTGCCCTCCGCCGATGCCGAGCCGGGGACGGTGCTGGTGGAGATGCAGGCGGGCTATACGATCAAGGATCGGTTGCTGCGTCCCGCGCTGGTGAGCGTGGCGAAGAAGCCCGACTGA
- the sdhD gene encoding succinate dehydrogenase, hydrophobic membrane anchor protein: protein MGTGTGIGRVRGLGSARHGAHHWLAQRYTAIGNLLLVLWLLFSLIALPGLDYQSVVGWIANPLVAVPLMLMIVSIFWHLRLGMQVMLEDYVHDKGLAFLSMLLLNFYAFGGAAAGVFAIAKIAFTGIVK, encoded by the coding sequence ATGGGTACGGGAACCGGGATCGGCCGCGTCCGCGGTCTTGGATCGGCCAGGCATGGCGCGCATCACTGGCTGGCGCAGCGCTATACCGCCATTGGCAATCTGCTGCTGGTGCTGTGGCTGCTGTTCAGCCTGATCGCCCTGCCGGGCCTCGATTATCAGAGCGTCGTGGGCTGGATCGCCAATCCGCTGGTGGCGGTGCCGCTGATGCTGATGATCGTCAGCATCTTCTGGCACCTGCGCCTGGGGATGCAGGTGATGCTGGAGGATTATGTCCATGACAAGGGCCTGGCCTTCCTCTCCATGCTGCTGCTGAACTTCTATGCCTTTGGCGGCGCGGCCGCGGGCGTCTTCGCGATCGCCAAGATCGCCTTCACGGGGATCGTCAAATAA